The DNA region tttaggcagaaaaatttaatacaccaatttttttatatataattttaaaaaaatttgtaactgtttaatgattttaaatttactaaaataaCCTCTACACTTTTGGGGAAAAATTCTTTCAGCAATGTATATTACTTTATATAATAAGATAAGATACAATATGAAGGAATCCATGACAGcggaaatttataataaaatcacaCATCTTGCTTAACCAATTAGTCTAGACCTAATTACTTTTTCCTTCTAATCCAATTCTtcatttcaagtaaaaaagagtattcattaatattttttttaagtcaatAACATCTTTCTCCCTCTCCCATATCATCAGAGAGACACATTCTCTTTTACTGAATCTCAAAAGGCCAAATAGAAAACATGGACAAGCTTCCGTTGAGGAAGTACTTTGATAAAATCCGGTTTGTGTTTTTCACctcctttattttttgtttgtcattgCTTCTCTTGAATTATTATATGACTGCCTGTGATTATGGCGTTACCTTTTTACTCTTCAacatgaatgatgcaaaacAAGCACACATGCCCAAACCCTCAAATTCTTGTTCAGGCCAATACATCTATGTTTATGATCTTGCTAGCAGGTTCAATGAGGATTTGCTGAAGGGGTGTCACTCTCTCAGTAAGTCGATAGATATGTGCCCTTACATGTCTAACTTAGGCCTTGGACCTAAGGTTAGTAAGAAATCCAATGAGAAGGTTTTGTTGAAGGAAAGCTTCTATGCAACCAACCAATTTTCACTAGAGGTTATTTTCCATAACACACTGAAGCACTACAAGTGCTTAACCAATGATTCCTCACTGGCTTCTGCTATATATGTACCCTACTATGCTGGCCTTGATGTGGTTCAATACCTCTGGGGTGGCTTCAATGTTTCAATCAGAGATGCTTCACCAAAAGAACTAGTGAAATGGCTTGCACAACAACCCGAATGGAAAAGAATGTGGGGTAGGGATCATTTCATGGTTGTAGGGAGAATTGGTTCGGACTTCAGGAGAAGAACAGAAAATAATGATGACTGGGGAACCAAGCTAATGCTTTTGCCAGAAGCAAGAAACATGCCAATTTTGTCAATTGAATCTGGTTCAAAGGAAAATGAGTTTTCAATCCCATATCCAACTTACTTTCACCCCTCTAAGGATAAGGAGGTTTTTCAGTGgcagaaaaaaatgagaaaagtgAAAAGGCCTTACTTGTTCTCATTTGCAGGTGCTCCAAGGCCTTATTATAATTACTTATCCTCCATCATCCGAAATGAGATAATCAAAGAATGCCAATCCTCTAGGAGTTGCAAACTTCTAAATTGCAATGCTGGTCATAATTATTGCAATGATCCTGTGCATGTTACAAAGGTGTTTCAGAGCTCAGTTTTCTGTTTACAGCCTCCAGGGGATTCATTCACTAGGAGATCAACTTTTGATTCAATTTTGGCAGGTTGCATTCCTGTTTTCTTTCATCCAGAATCAGCATATAACCAATATTTGTGGCATTTACCCAAAAATGGTTCTAGCTACTCTGTGTACATACCCGAAAGAGATGTCATAGAGAAGAGAGTAACGATCAATGAGAAATTGTCTAAAGTTCCAAAAAGTGAAGTATTGGCAATGAGAAAGGAGATTATAAGACTTATTCCAAGAATAATATATCGTTATCCAAGTTCTAGATTAGAATCCGTTGAAGATGCATTTGATATAGCAGTTAAGGGTATTCTTGGGAGAATAGAAGCAATAAGAAGGAACATTACAAATGTCAATTATACCATTTCCTAGCGTGCAGGAGAAGGAGACAAGGATTCTATGTTCAAATATACagtcatgtgaaattacaaattaaataaaagaattcaGAAAATATAGCCCTTGTTCTGGTTCTGGATAATGGACATCTACCTTGTATGGAGTTCATTTATTTGTAGAAGAAAATCTTTGAATCTATAACAGGGTTATTTCTCAAATCAAAGAATTGAGGTTGGAAATGAAGAATTCTGAAGCTAATGAGACGGGGTGTTTAGGAATaaaatttaagacaaaaatctgaatatatattttgttaatttctaATAGGATAATTGTAATCAATCTATAATCAAAGAAGAATTAACATGTATCGGAATGTGTTTACTGATATGCCCAAATTGGACATGTATAGTGTGTTTGAAGTAGACCTTTGATGTGTCGGAGCTAGATGACTGATGTTACAGTACAGTTGATGATACACTATGTAAGATAGGTGAGTAGTGACTGTATACAAAAGCTAATAATAATGTCaccacaattatatatatatatatttgtagaaaatatatatttatagaaattcatttaaaaataaaaaagaaatacataaaTATGTACGTATACTTTTCAATAATGATTTTATAtactttgtattttttataactctCACGTTTTTATCTTATTACATCACCTATTATATCTTACATTTTTTCTCTTACCTTCTGATCTCTCTCATCACTCTAAATAGATACacctctaaaaaaataatataaaaccatcatttttcataatttttaagtcATCCCCATTTTTccctaaatatttttcaatagaaAAGTTATAAGATATTATTTCATTGTAGTGTTTCTTTTTGAAGTAGAGAATGCAGTAttactataattaaatttaaatacactAACATTATAAACGCACAATGGTatcatctttttatatttttctaccatatttattcttttaaaccCTTATATtacactttatattttttaatcttatttttatcttatattttcaataatgttttttatcttatataatcatataaattgttatgcAGTATGCATGCTAAAATTATgaacttttataataactattttaaaaattatatctagaataactttttaattgatttacaaaatttatgcTTTCAAGAAAGATAGATTAAATCTTGGGAGATTTGTGCACTACCCGAACAAATCCTTAAAGACAGTGTGTCAAACAGACGACTTGGATCACTCTACTAAGCTGCCGATTCATCACCATACAACAGCCATGGACAACTGatgcataaaatttaaattcttattcttaatattctcaaattaaaaagtaaaatttgtttttttatcattgggaaaataaataaaatttgattttaacagtaattgatgattaattatgatgttcaaatataataattattatagatatttttaattattagttaactttaatatattaatattataagtataatttattttagtttttcaattagGCCCCTTCAAAAGAAATGGCTTACCTTTGTCCTTGAGGCAAAATTTAaacttgctatttacaccccgtattttactaaatacacccatctccctttattatatttatttacctATTATACCCTTCTTCCTATAGGGGTATACACCCcttgaaacttttttttctctactGGAAATGTAGTACGGGATTGGTTGACATTGCTTGCAAGAGTATAACAGGTTTGGCTTTGGCACTTGAAGTTGGGGGGTCACTGATCCCCTTCAAACTTCAAACACACCTGGATTCAATCACTGAACATATGAGTATGAAAAGGATGCATGGAAGTTCTTGAGCCAGGTCCACGAATGGAAAAGAATGTCCCCTATCAAAAATCTTCCTAtttcaaacaatattatttctTGTGTTCCAGAGCACCACACCAAGATAGCAATGTTTCCAAATCTCCTCTGCCCGAGTCTGACAAGTctccaaaagaaaaaattgatctTTGGAGAAGCTATGTATATTTTGATCCTTTGCATGATTTTATTCCTTTAATGGCTTCTTCAATTAAATCGTATTACTTTGATTACTTTCCACTGTTATTCAGTACtttctttcaagtaaaaaggaaattttCAAAGTCAATAATTCCTTTAATAAATTCCCCAaataacacacaaactttccATTACACAAATCTCTCTATGTCTCCCTCTCCCCATATGATCTGAGAAAAACACATTCTCTTTTACTGAATCTCAAAAGGccaaaaagaaaacatggaCAAGCCTCCGTCGAGGAAGTACTTTGATAAAATCCGGTTTGTGTTTTTCACctcctttattttttgtttgtcattgCTTCTCTTGGACTATTATTATGGCTGTCAGTGATCGTGGCattacctttttaatttttcgACATAAATGATGCAACACAAGCACACATGCCTAAACCCTcaatttgtttcaattttaatgAAACTGCCGATTGTCCTATAAAGTCTAATCATACCAATCAAAATGGTGTAACAAGTGGTGCCTCCAATGTACCAAGGTGCATTGTAGAGAATCACACAGAGACCATAGTTCCTGCAGTACATGGTGAAGTGGATAAGAGAGTCCACATGAGTTCCCCTCCTTTAAATAGAGACAATGTTGGACTTGTTTCAAAAAGAAATTTGGATTCTTGTTCATGTCAATATATCTATGTTTATGATCTTGCTAGCAGGTTCAATGAGGATTTACTGAAGGGGTGTCACTCTCTCATGAAGTGGGATGATATGTGCCATTACATGTCTAACTTAGGCCTTGGTCATAAGGTTATCGAGAAATCAAAGGAGAAGGTTCTGTTGAAGGAAAGCTGGTATGCAACTAACCAATTTTCACTTGAAGTTATTTTCCATAACACAATGAAGCACTACAAGTGCTTAACCAATGATTCCTCATTGGCTTCTGCTATATATGGACCCTACTATGCTGGCCTTGATGTGGGTCAGTACCTCTGGGGGGCTTCAATGTTTCAATCAGAGATGCTTCACCAAAAGAACtagttcttttatttaatttgtaattatcaACTCAGgtgaaattacaaattaaataaaaaaaatcagaaaatataGCCCTTTCCAAGATGGGTTTTAAAGGCACTCTTTTAAGAACTTGGAAAGGTCTTGCAGGCAGAAGATGATATGAGTTAGCTGCATTTTCATTTCAGCTTGATTTTGACTTACCGGGAtaagattttgttgttgtttcagGGTAGACATATTGTGTGTATTTTCGCCCAACATGTCAAAATATTGCATTGTTATTCATTTTTAAGGCAAAGGTTCGATCTCAATTCTAATATGGTGATGTCCTAGGTACTACTAGGTatatacatgtatttttttatttgttatatatatatatatatatgatcaaaaTACAGCTTTTAGTGAGTTAAATCTTATTCATTATAGGTTACAAACTCACATTTGACGTGTCTGAGGTACACCATAAAGGATTGTTGTATTAGACTCTTGAGATTGTTGACTCTGGCATGCCTAGAAGGCTAAGATACGAGTTCTTCCAATCCTCTAACCAAAGCTAGCTTCAAGCCATATTCGATTTAGtttgatcaataaaaaaaagacaaaaggaagaaataatAAGATACTACCACTAACGGGAAAATCACATAATAAACATACATTTTCTCAAAaagataaagtaaaataatatgtactgaatgtaaaattaaacaaattaaaattaatcatttcattaaaatatcTAATTGAAAGAGCAGGGGCACTGTGGCAGGGTGTAGAAACCGATGTAAAAAGACATTTTAGCAGTAGTGACTAGTGTGAGTAGTGACGCGCGAATTTGTATATGTATgtgaaagagaaaattaaagcaAGTAGTGTGATAGGCAATTACTATAAATTCTATTCTTAAGTGTAAACATATTCACAAAGCATCATGCATTAATTGAAGGTCACATAACATTCCAGCTTTTTcacataaaatatcaaatgtttgtttttttgcagTAGATCTggttaaaaaattgtttctcataaaaaaaaactgacctGGATACCACCTAGCTACACTCTGcatgaattaattaaagatacaATGAAAGCAAAAATGAAGCATGGGTCCGAAGAAATGGAGTACGTAAGGTTCGTTGAACCCACCCAACTTCTTCAAAGCGTCCTTGTTTGAACACCGACTTATACAAAAGAGCTTCAGAATAGATATTCTGTCTTCCTCAAAAAATGAAGTGTTTGTTCTTCAAACACAAACCAGAGAAGAATGAGGGAGCAATAACCAATATTAAGTCCCAAGAGATTACAATTAGTTCTCCTTGTTACTTTCAAATATCCTCatgttcttttttctctctttaatttgTAAAGGATCATACAGAAGAAGAATGACTTAATTGAAGATGTACGTTCAATTTGGTTAAGCTTCTAGGATATTGCTCTGTAAGCAGCAGTCCAAGAGGAATCCATCAACGGTTGTTGGTGTATGAGTTCATAATGCATGCAATTAATGCCTAACAGGACCCCTGGAAGATCATCTTTTCAATCTTTCTTTACTTCATTTACCTTGGAACACAAGATTAGAGATCATGCTCAATTGCCTTTCTATACATGCTAATTTGCAATTCTTCATTCATAGCAACCTTGTGGCATGTTCAAAACAAATCAGTTCCACTGAATGGAGTTTAAATCTCgatcttaaaattatattcatagTTTATGCGTGTGTGTGAATGGAATAGAAATTTTCAGAATTTTACTACAGTCCCTTAGTTTAGTTTTGTCACTTTTCTCGGGATTTTTTGTACCACGTTTTCTCTCAAAATTATTGAACTCATCCTAAAAGAATAAAGGATATAATTGAAAAGCATAAATAAGTATCGTAGGATCTCACAGGGCCTGTGATCAGTTTGatgttaaattgttaatatCAACAAGTTCCCAAtcaattttacatttaattttaacaaaagtaaaataaagaaataaaaaataaataaatgataacgTAGGGGCCTATGATGTTCGCATTAGGTCCCAAACCCCCCAACAGAAAAGGAAATGTTATATTCTCAAGCTCCATCAAATCAAAaccattaaaaataatgtacatggttttgtatatatatatatatatagattaacATAGAGCtaacattcaaataaaaaaatcttcagataagaaatataaaaaataaaatgcgacataaaatttagaaaaaagtgTGACAGGAAATAACTAAATTCTATTCAGTGTGCACATATTCACAAACTATCGTGCAGGAAGGTCATTCCAGcgtttttcacacaaaataatcATATGTTCTTCAGGAAAAATTCAGCCTCAGTTCCTTAGTCTCAATTCTCAAACCATGTTTTTAAGGTTATAGTATTCTCAATCTGGATTCTCTGAAGTATAATAGTGTGAAACTGAAAACTCTTAGAACGAAATCAActgttcaaattttaaaagatacaGACTTATTCTTCATGTAGATGTGAAAATTCACTCCCACTGTACTCAAAGATTAGCATGCCTTCTGAAGCAAGATATGCTCAAGCTAACTTGTTGAGGCAATAATCAACTCACACTCAAGTAAAAGTCATGCCATAGCCAGtctttgttcattttaataCATACATAAACACATATATGGAACCATCTGCCACAGAGTTCAAACCACTTAAAAAGACACATCAATTACTAGAAACTAGAATGGCTTATTCCTTTCAACTGTGAAGGCTTGCCACTCATACTGATATGTTTCTTAAAGTAGCAGCAGCAAACACTTAAGGATCACTAGTATAAGCATTAAGCAATGCACTTCATCATGCAGCTTTCCAAGAAGAAAGTGGTGGAGTATCAGATTCCTTCCATGTAGCAAAACCATCCATGTACCTGCCACCCTTGACAGCATCTGCAGCAGCAAAGGACTCGAGCTCTGCCATGTCTTCTGGAGTTAGTTTGACTGACAAAGCCCCAATGTTCTGATTAAAGTTCTCAATCTTGGTGGTTCCAGGTATAGGGCACACATCTTTTCCTTGGTGATGAACCCAGGCCAATGCAAGTTGAGATGGAGTACATCCCTTTTTTGCAGCCAGTTCATTAACCCTCTCGAATATAGTCTTATTCTGCTCCAAATTTTCAGGTTGGAATCTAGGTAGACTCTGCAATAGATTAAAACACATACACTGAAGATTATAGGTATCATTATCAATCATTGGCATTTTGAAAGATAACatgcaatttccctgatttacATAGAGTGTAAGATACAAGGTGTCAGGTAGGAAAACTCCTATTTCCTGGATCTAGGGAAGCAGTAACAGCCCAACAGGCCATAACATGTTATGAAATCATATTTCAAATATATGCTATTCTTTCTGCCTCTTTAAGCCCCCTAAtgtttgtgaatgtatgtatacaggtttttgatgatgccaaagtataagcaaacaagattgcttcaagaaacaTTCAACATTAAGTAAATAtagattgcttcaagattaattcaaggtcaagcaaacaagatcaagaaaaaaataaggccttagtttatttgttaaaagaatctcacacTGGTTGATCAGTTTTAGCCtcaaacaattattttcaaCAACTCAAGGCACtggtggtaatcgattaccagatacagattgcaaatgggcttttcaaaaaggattttgaaatttgaattttaaatcttgtaatcgatgaCCAAATGTCTGTCATCAATGACTAATAACGACACTTCATAAAatactttgaaaagtcatgacccttcaaaatataattgtgtaatcgattattagtgagaaatttttagaaaaactatttgaagagacacatctcttcaaactattttgaaaaggcacaatgagcctatatatatatgtgtgtgtgtgtgtgtgtctgacttcaaaaaggagagaaagattttctaagagaacttaattgtcaaattctcTCTAAATAActattggtcaaacacttgcaaatctattgagaattcttctaggatcttcaatttgtatcatctactctaaaggagagaaatctttttgttcatctcataaactcagtcgtaatcaagagactgtgcgtctcttggattgtgagaatattgaacacaagggtgaggggtCCCAATGTGTGTTCAAAgactgtaaaggatttacacagatagtgaaaaatctcaaatgAGTtgtttgaggactggacgtaagcacgggaagtggccgaaccagtataaattgaatttgcatttctctcttcccttatctcagttattttattgtagtttactttgtcttgcgcatttaaaagaacattattaaattgattcttTCTCCTTCTGCATTCTGAacctatcatatatcatttaaaaaaggggttaaaatttgttagtgggaaaattttaaaacttaattcaccccctcttaaattattgaggccacttgtccaacaatgttttcatttgttgcctcttctttctttttcttttaatatttgtttggtCATTCAATATCTTAGATCTCAACATAGGATGAAAATATTGATTGATCATGAAAAGTGGAATGACGATAAGTACATAGGAAGTACGCAGCCTTGAAAATAACAGGCAAAAACCAGCGATCAACTTTGATGTTAACAAGCACTTTTGGTACCAACAGAAAAATCAACGCCAACACTTTGAAAAGAAATGTTTCATGGAAATATCTCAATGGACAGTGGGCATTTTATCTTAGTCTTTTCTTAAAGCTCGAGGTATGTGTTTTTTTCCTGCATTTATTTCACTTGGTTGATTGACTTATTTATCAGGCTGACTATCATGAAAATGCTCAATTAAACAACTACGAATTTTCACAGTAGTTGTCATTGAGTGAATGTGGCATTCAATAGCCTTGAAATAATCCGAGGTTCCAAAGCAGTGCTAGGACAGTTGATAATGAAAGAGAACAATTGACTTGAATTTCTGTAATAGCATGGTATTCGACAAACCTGTCGGAAATCATCCTGTGTCAAATTCTCAAGCAACTTTGGTCCTGATGACAAGAATCCTCGTCCAAGAGGACTATATGCAACAATTCCAATACCAAGTTCCCTGGTAAGGAGAAATTAAAAGTCATGTGGTTAGACTGCACACATAATTGCAGTGATATCAAAGTCCCCAAGAAAGAGAAATGCTAGACAACATAATAATTGCAAATTAGGTCACACCTGCATGTTGGAACTATTTCTTCCTCCACATCTCTTGACCATAGGGACCACTCCAACTGCACAGCTGTTATCGGATGAACTGCATGTGCTCTTCTGATTGTTGAAGCCGAGGCCTCAGACAGAccaatgtattttatttttccctccTCAACGAGTTTTTTAAGTTCCCCAATCTTACCATCCAAAAAGCAACAGAAAAAGTTGAAGTCATCATACATTGTCTTTTTCAAATAGTTATTCTCATATCTAACACTGATATCATCCAGGGTCAATTACATGTTGTAATGCACATGTGTGGGTGAGATGTGAAGTGGGAAAGTACCACGCACAAGAAATTAGGAGACGAACAATGGTTATAAACTTGAATGAACAAAAAATTGATTCCTAGCTTATGGAGCAGAGGATTCAGAATTCAAGTATTTTTCAGTCATATAGTTTCACTCCTCAAAAAGACTAATAATAGTATTAGAGATTTAT from Glycine soja cultivar W05 chromosome 8, ASM419377v2, whole genome shotgun sequence includes:
- the LOC114421425 gene encoding probable xyloglucan galactosyltransferase GT14, which codes for MDKLPLRKYFDKIRFVFFTSFIFCLSLLLLNYYMTACDYGVTFLLFNMNDAKQAHMPKPSNSCSGQYIYVYDLASRFNEDLLKGCHSLSKSIDMCPYMSNLGLGPKVSKKSNEKVLLKESFYATNQFSLEVIFHNTLKHYKCLTNDSSLASAIYVPYYAGLDVVQYLWGGFNVSIRDASPKELVKWLAQQPEWKRMWGRDHFMVVGRIGSDFRRRTENNDDWGTKLMLLPEARNMPILSIESGSKENEFSIPYPTYFHPSKDKEVFQWQKKMRKVKRPYLFSFAGAPRPYYNYLSSIIRNEIIKECQSSRSCKLLNCNAGHNYCNDPVHVTKVFQSSVFCLQPPGDSFTRRSTFDSILAGCIPVFFHPESAYNQYLWHLPKNGSSYSVYIPERDVIEKRVTINEKLSKVPKSEVLAMRKEIIRLIPRIIYRYPSSRLESVEDAFDIAVKGILGRIEAIRRNITNVNYTIS
- the LOC114422835 gene encoding probable aldo-keto reductase 2, which encodes MARVGRMKLGSQGMEVSLQGLGCMGMSAFYGPPKPDPDMIALIHHAVQTGVTFLDTSDVYGPHTNELLLGKALKGGVRDEVELATKFGINVAEGKREIRGDPAYVRAACEGSLKRLGIDCIDLYYQHRIDTRVPIEITIGELKKLVEEGKIKYIGLSEASASTIRRAHAVHPITAVQLEWSLWSRDVEEEIVPTCRELGIGIVAYSPLGRGFLSSGPKLLENLTQDDFRQSLPRFQPENLEQNKTIFERVNELAAKKGCTPSQLALAWVHHQGKDVCPIPGTTKIENFNQNIGALSVKLTPEDMAELESFAAADAVKGGRYMDGFATWKESDTPPLSSWKAA